The Mycolicibacterium smegmatis genome has a window encoding:
- a CDS encoding MFS transporter gives MADQHPSAEAARGSDDPEYARNLKRATLAASVGSALEYYDFALYSLASALIFGEIFFPALGASAGTVASLATLAIGFVARPVGGLFFGALGDRLGRKWVLMLTIALMGGSSTLIGVLPTGEQVGALAPILLVVLRIAQGFGAGAEQAGATTLMAEYSPVRRRGFYSALPFVGIMLGTLLASAVFVGLGQVPDDALLGWVWRIPFLASIFLIGVAVLIRLRLKESPTFVTLEKRDQVSQKPFRELLQSSRPTVWRGIGLRMAENGGSYIYQTLSITYVSALGVQKSVGPLAVAIGAVIGFFVIPFAGSLSDRFGRMRVYRVGAVIQLVLAAVAWPLLSLGNPVLTVVVIAIAYGVGVNVMLGAQCAALPELFGSRHRYIGVAVSREFSAIIAGGIAPFVGALLLSWFNNSWVPLAAYVIILTLITLYATLRTPETRARDLTLLTNADGDSESEIAARPEPLAQSYRNDAAAVVGR, from the coding sequence ATGGCTGATCAGCACCCGTCCGCCGAGGCCGCCCGCGGCAGCGACGATCCCGAGTACGCTCGCAACCTCAAACGGGCGACGCTGGCCGCATCGGTCGGCAGTGCGCTGGAGTACTACGACTTTGCGCTGTACTCGCTCGCATCGGCATTGATCTTCGGCGAGATCTTCTTTCCGGCGCTCGGAGCATCAGCGGGCACGGTCGCCAGCCTCGCGACGCTCGCGATCGGCTTCGTCGCGAGGCCGGTCGGAGGTCTTTTCTTCGGTGCCCTCGGTGACCGACTCGGCCGCAAGTGGGTTCTGATGCTCACGATCGCCCTCATGGGCGGGTCCAGCACGCTGATCGGAGTGCTGCCCACCGGTGAACAGGTGGGTGCGCTCGCGCCGATCCTTCTGGTGGTCCTGCGAATCGCACAGGGCTTCGGCGCCGGGGCCGAACAGGCCGGCGCCACCACGTTGATGGCGGAGTACTCCCCGGTGCGGCGCCGCGGTTTCTACTCGGCCCTCCCATTCGTCGGGATCATGCTCGGGACGTTGTTGGCCTCGGCGGTGTTCGTCGGTCTGGGCCAGGTGCCCGATGATGCGCTGCTCGGCTGGGTGTGGCGCATCCCGTTTCTGGCGTCCATCTTCCTCATCGGCGTTGCCGTGCTGATCCGGCTGCGGCTCAAGGAAAGTCCGACGTTCGTCACCCTCGAAAAGCGGGATCAGGTCAGCCAGAAGCCTTTCCGCGAGTTGCTGCAGTCGTCACGGCCCACCGTGTGGCGAGGTATTGGTCTGCGGATGGCGGAGAACGGCGGCTCGTACATCTATCAAACCCTGAGCATCACCTACGTGAGCGCGCTGGGCGTGCAGAAGTCCGTCGGTCCATTGGCGGTCGCGATCGGCGCGGTGATCGGCTTCTTCGTCATCCCGTTCGCAGGATCGCTGTCGGACAGATTCGGCCGCATGAGGGTCTACCGCGTAGGCGCGGTCATCCAGTTGGTACTCGCCGCCGTCGCATGGCCACTGCTGTCACTGGGCAACCCCGTGCTCACTGTCGTCGTCATCGCGATCGCATACGGTGTCGGTGTCAACGTGATGCTCGGTGCCCAATGCGCCGCACTGCCAGAGCTTTTCGGATCACGGCATCGGTACATCGGGGTCGCGGTCAGCCGCGAGTTCAGTGCCATCATCGCAGGCGGCATCGCTCCGTTCGTCGGTGCGCTCCTGCTCAGCTGGTTCAACAATTCGTGGGTTCCGCTGGCGGCCTACGTCATCATCTTGACGCTTATCACCCTCTACGCGACATTGCGCACGCCCGAGACCCGAGCACGCGACCTCACCTTGCTGACCAACGCCGACGGCGACAGCGAGTCCGAGATCGCCGCCCGCCCAGAGCCTTTGGCGCAGTCCTACCGCAACGATGCCGCCGCGGTCGTGGGACGGTGA
- a CDS encoding D-2-hydroxyacid dehydrogenase encodes MPVATDSTPQRPERLRVVASTPISEDLIERIVAREPRIDFIRDQSLLPPQRFAGDHAGDPAFRRTADQQRQFEQLVDSAQALYGLPDEQPAALRRTVRSNPNLLWVHTMAAGGGGQIKAAELEEDELNRITFTTSAGVHAEPLAEYALFGLLAGAKTLPRLLRQQRERKWTDRWEMGLLSQQRILLVGLGGIGRVIARKLAALGVTVVGTSRSGEPVEGVAELVHPDDLVDAVRDVDGIVVSLPGTAATENMVNAKVLRAAKPGFTLVSLGRGTVIDEPALIDALRDGQVGFAALDVFAAEPLAPESPLWSDEKVLISPHTAALNSAEDRLIADLFAENATRFLDGSPMRNRVDTVEFY; translated from the coding sequence ATGCCCGTGGCAACTGATTCGACACCTCAGCGACCCGAGCGACTCCGGGTGGTCGCCTCGACCCCGATCAGCGAGGACCTGATCGAGCGGATCGTGGCGAGAGAACCACGTATCGACTTCATCCGCGACCAGTCCCTGCTCCCCCCGCAGCGGTTCGCCGGCGACCATGCCGGCGATCCGGCTTTCCGTCGTACCGCGGACCAGCAGCGGCAATTCGAGCAGCTGGTCGACTCGGCTCAAGCGCTCTACGGCTTGCCCGACGAGCAGCCCGCCGCCCTGCGCCGCACCGTCCGTAGCAACCCGAACCTGTTGTGGGTGCACACGATGGCCGCGGGTGGCGGCGGTCAGATCAAGGCGGCCGAACTCGAGGAGGACGAACTGAACCGCATCACGTTCACCACCTCCGCCGGCGTTCACGCGGAACCACTGGCCGAATATGCATTGTTCGGTCTGCTCGCAGGCGCCAAGACGCTTCCGCGGCTGCTGCGTCAGCAGCGCGAGCGGAAGTGGACCGACCGTTGGGAGATGGGCCTGCTGAGCCAGCAGCGGATCCTGCTCGTCGGACTCGGCGGAATCGGCCGGGTCATCGCGCGGAAGCTCGCTGCGCTGGGCGTCACGGTCGTGGGCACCAGTCGCTCGGGCGAACCCGTCGAGGGGGTCGCCGAACTCGTCCACCCGGATGATCTCGTCGACGCCGTACGCGACGTCGACGGCATCGTGGTGAGCCTGCCCGGCACTGCTGCCACCGAGAACATGGTGAACGCGAAGGTTCTTCGCGCCGCCAAACCCGGGTTCACTCTGGTGAGCCTGGGCCGGGGCACGGTGATCGACGAGCCGGCCCTGATCGACGCCCTGCGAGACGGCCAGGTCGGATTCGCCGCGCTCGACGTGTTCGCCGCCGAACCGCTCGCGCCCGAAAGCCCGTTGTGGAGTGACGAAAAGGTCCTGATAAGCCCGCACACCGCGGCGTTGAACTCCGCCGAGGATCGACTCATCGCCGACCTGTTCGCCGAGAACGCCACCCGCTTCCTCGACGGAAGCCCCATGCGCAACCGTGTGGATACCGTCGAGTTCTACTGA
- a CDS encoding IclR family transcriptional regulator, with amino-acid sequence MADEAERAAGNSPAVTRSIRILDLLAEARGVPRTLTEIARELGLAKSSVSNLCAALEEGGLVRRSTGGYLLGRRTVELGSAFLSGFNQIREFYRVCEESEVLRHQLVQIAMLDGAHVLYLAVFEGRQRFPLSARVGDRYPASVTAVGTALLSELTPTQVAELYWDETNFVGLTKKSTATLTTLQEKLQQTRQRGYAVDDGEVHPTVLGLAIPIPGGNGEPTFAIGVSIVHPTGSAEEREAILAAVRDAAESLTRPRLITV; translated from the coding sequence ATGGCCGACGAGGCTGAGCGCGCCGCCGGCAATTCGCCCGCGGTCACCCGTTCCATCCGCATCCTTGACCTTCTCGCGGAGGCACGAGGGGTACCGCGCACCCTCACCGAGATCGCCCGCGAACTCGGCCTCGCCAAGTCATCGGTGTCCAACCTGTGCGCCGCCCTCGAGGAGGGCGGACTGGTGCGCCGGAGCACCGGCGGCTACCTGCTCGGCCGGCGCACCGTCGAACTGGGCAGTGCATTCCTGTCCGGCTTCAACCAGATTCGTGAGTTCTACCGTGTCTGCGAGGAGTCCGAGGTGCTGCGGCACCAACTCGTGCAGATCGCGATGCTCGACGGAGCGCACGTGCTCTATCTTGCGGTGTTCGAAGGCCGTCAGCGTTTCCCGTTGTCCGCCCGCGTCGGCGACCGCTATCCCGCCTCTGTGACCGCGGTCGGCACCGCGCTGCTGTCCGAGCTGACACCGACACAGGTCGCCGAACTCTACTGGGACGAAACCAATTTCGTCGGATTGACCAAGAAGTCGACGGCGACCCTGACCACATTGCAGGAAAAGCTCCAGCAGACCCGCCAACGCGGATACGCCGTCGACGACGGCGAAGTGCATCCCACCGTTCTCGGATTGGCGATCCCCATCCCCGGCGGCAACGGCGAACCGACCTTCGCCATCGGTGTATCCATCGTGCATCCCACTGGTTCGGCCGAGGAACGCGAAGCCATCCTCGCCGCTGTGCGTGACGCCGCGGAAAGCCTGACCCGCCCCCGCCTGATCACGGTCTGA
- a CDS encoding class I SAM-dependent methyltransferase: protein MDNSGPSRTALATAYARACHQFADSPPIFADPLAARLLGVTEANLDDLSRHPAGHPATVARDRPRRLFFAARSRFADDVTARAVAAGVRQVVVLGAGLDTAAYRNSHPDVHVFEVDHPQTQAWKRERLAATGIDIPATATLVPVDFETQTLASELESASFSRTEPAVFVWLGVIFYLTPDAAGSTLDYIAGQARPVDLVFDYLQPAETDEDRADLKNRAARLARAGEPLVNYLTSDELHRQLADFGFRVVEDLSGNELIGRYPHGAPVLDERALRASRIVHARC, encoded by the coding sequence ATGGACAACTCCGGACCCAGCCGGACAGCGCTCGCCACGGCATACGCGCGGGCCTGTCACCAGTTCGCCGACAGCCCGCCGATTTTCGCCGATCCCCTGGCCGCGCGCCTGCTCGGCGTGACGGAAGCCAACCTCGACGACCTCTCACGCCACCCTGCGGGCCACCCGGCGACCGTGGCCCGCGATCGGCCTCGCCGACTCTTCTTCGCAGCACGCTCCCGGTTCGCCGATGATGTGACGGCCAGGGCCGTGGCCGCGGGTGTGCGTCAGGTGGTGGTGCTCGGCGCCGGCCTGGACACCGCTGCGTACCGCAATTCGCATCCAGATGTGCACGTCTTCGAGGTGGATCACCCACAGACGCAGGCCTGGAAGCGAGAGCGCCTCGCCGCCACCGGGATCGACATCCCCGCCACCGCGACCTTGGTACCGGTCGATTTCGAGACGCAGACGCTGGCGTCGGAACTGGAGTCCGCCTCGTTCTCTCGCACCGAACCGGCGGTCTTCGTCTGGCTCGGCGTGATCTTCTATCTGACTCCCGATGCGGCCGGCAGCACACTCGACTACATCGCCGGGCAGGCCCGACCCGTCGACCTTGTCTTCGACTACCTCCAGCCCGCGGAAACCGACGAGGACCGGGCCGACCTGAAGAATCGCGCCGCTCGGCTCGCCCGCGCAGGCGAGCCCCTGGTCAACTACCTCACCTCCGACGAACTCCACCGGCAGTTGGCAGACTTCGGCTTCCGTGTGGTCGAGGACCTCTCCGGCAACGAGCTGATCGGCCGATATCCGCACGGCGCACCCGTTCTCGACGAGCGGGCGTTGCGTGCCAGCCGAATTGTGCACGCGCGCTGTTGA
- a CDS encoding TetR/AcrR family transcriptional regulator has translation MTKSWPSRRSTPTVRKGDLREQQILDAAEDLLTTTGYADMTVADIAESVGITRAALYFYFGSKQEVLTALVARTVQVLRDRAAGAARDQTRPVDEAIGAALERTAELWRDHGPVMRMAVDLASTVPAIDELWSEAAEVSIDAMADVLRRAGVPTGTAPGDAPGLARALCWMIERTFYQASKISPDAIAEAKLTCETVWRQVAVR, from the coding sequence GTGACCAAATCGTGGCCTTCGCGTCGGTCGACGCCGACGGTCCGCAAGGGTGATCTACGCGAACAACAGATCCTCGACGCCGCCGAGGATCTGTTGACGACCACCGGATACGCGGACATGACGGTCGCCGACATCGCCGAGTCGGTCGGGATCACCCGGGCGGCACTGTACTTCTACTTCGGTTCGAAGCAGGAGGTGCTCACGGCGTTGGTCGCCCGAACCGTACAGGTGCTGCGGGACAGGGCGGCCGGCGCCGCACGCGACCAGACCCGACCGGTCGACGAGGCGATCGGTGCTGCGCTGGAACGCACTGCGGAGCTGTGGCGCGACCACGGTCCGGTGATGCGGATGGCTGTGGACCTCGCGTCCACGGTCCCCGCGATCGACGAGTTGTGGTCCGAGGCCGCAGAGGTGTCCATCGACGCCATGGCCGATGTTCTGCGCCGGGCTGGTGTTCCCACTGGCACTGCGCCGGGGGATGCGCCTGGACTGGCGCGGGCTCTGTGCTGGATGATCGAGCGGACGTTCTACCAAGCATCCAAGATCTCCCCGGACGCGATCGCCGAAGCGAAGCTGACCTGTGAGACTGTGTGGCGGCAGGTGGCTGTCCGCTGA
- a CDS encoding oxidoreductase: MKTFFISGVSSGLGQAFANGALAAGHRVVGTVRKDTDAAAFESTAPDRAHARQLDVTDDAAVTAVVSEVEKNIGPIDVVIANAGYGVEGIFEETPIAEMRAQFATNVFGVAATLQAALPYLRERRKGHLMAVTSMGGLMAVPGMSAYCASKFAVEGMLESIRKEISGFGIHVTAIEPGSFRTDWAGRSMTRADRSIADYDELFEPIRAARLKASGNQLGNPVKAAEAVLAILDEPEPPAHLVLGSDALRLVGAARAAVDEDIRRWEELSRSTDFADGAQLAST, from the coding sequence ATGAAGACGTTTTTCATCAGCGGAGTGAGCAGCGGCCTGGGACAGGCCTTCGCGAACGGAGCCCTCGCTGCGGGGCACCGCGTTGTCGGCACCGTGCGCAAGGACACCGATGCCGCCGCTTTCGAATCGACCGCGCCGGACCGGGCGCACGCCCGTCAACTCGACGTCACCGACGACGCAGCCGTGACTGCGGTTGTCTCGGAAGTCGAGAAGAACATCGGGCCCATCGATGTGGTGATCGCCAACGCCGGCTACGGCGTCGAGGGCATCTTCGAGGAGACGCCGATCGCCGAGATGCGAGCCCAGTTCGCCACCAACGTCTTCGGCGTCGCTGCCACACTGCAAGCCGCACTTCCTTACCTGCGGGAGCGGCGCAAAGGGCATCTGATGGCAGTGACTTCGATGGGTGGACTCATGGCCGTCCCCGGCATGTCGGCATACTGCGCCAGCAAATTCGCCGTGGAGGGCATGCTGGAGAGCATCCGTAAAGAGATCAGCGGCTTCGGCATCCACGTCACCGCGATCGAACCGGGATCGTTCCGTACCGACTGGGCCGGCCGCTCGATGACCCGGGCGGACCGTTCCATCGCCGACTACGACGAACTGTTCGAACCCATCCGTGCTGCACGCCTCAAGGCCAGCGGAAACCAACTGGGCAACCCCGTCAAGGCCGCCGAAGCCGTCCTGGCGATACTGGACGAGCCTGAACCGCCGGCCCACCTGGTCCTGGGATCGGACGCGTTGAGGCTGGTCGGTGCGGCGCGCGCAGCGGTCGACGAGGACATCCGGCGCTGGGAAGAGCTCTCCCGCAGCACGGATTTCGCCGACGGCGCGCAACTCGCCTCGACGTAG
- a CDS encoding MBL fold metallo-hydrolase — protein MTTSTDNTSHAGTQTIDELVPSRYAVQVGDIEVLVISDGVLPITASTMATNADSDTYRTWLSDRFLPQDILDWPLNVVVVRSGDRTILVDAGLGVEFPDFPRAGRTVARLEAAGIDPSAVTDVVLTHLHMDHIGGLLSHGLKERLRPDLRIHVASAEANFWESPDFSHTEMPAPVPPALRAIAGRFLDEYRGQIQTFDSEYDITPGVHVARTGGHTPGHSVVRLASGEDRLTFAGDAVFAPGFDNPQWHNGFEHDPEESVRVRVELLRELAATGESLVATHLPFPSVCHVAAAGDAFRCVPAVWDY, from the coding sequence ATGACCACCAGTACGGACAACACTTCCCACGCAGGGACGCAGACCATCGACGAGTTGGTGCCGTCGCGCTACGCGGTACAGGTCGGCGACATCGAGGTCCTCGTGATCAGCGACGGCGTGCTGCCCATCACCGCAAGCACCATGGCAACCAATGCCGACAGCGACACGTATCGCACCTGGCTGAGTGACCGCTTCCTGCCTCAGGACATCCTCGATTGGCCGCTGAACGTGGTGGTGGTGCGCAGCGGTGACCGCACCATCCTGGTCGATGCGGGCCTGGGCGTGGAGTTTCCCGACTTTCCGCGTGCCGGGCGCACCGTCGCGCGCCTGGAGGCCGCCGGTATCGATCCGTCAGCCGTGACCGACGTGGTTCTCACCCACCTCCACATGGACCACATCGGCGGGTTGCTCTCACACGGATTGAAAGAAAGACTCCGTCCGGACCTGCGAATCCATGTGGCGTCCGCGGAGGCCAACTTCTGGGAGTCGCCGGATTTCTCGCACACCGAGATGCCCGCACCGGTTCCGCCGGCACTGCGTGCGATCGCCGGTCGCTTCCTCGACGAATACCGCGGCCAGATCCAAACATTCGACTCCGAGTACGACATCACGCCAGGAGTCCACGTCGCGCGCACCGGCGGCCACACACCCGGCCACAGTGTCGTACGACTGGCATCCGGTGAGGATCGGCTCACGTTCGCCGGAGACGCCGTGTTCGCGCCCGGGTTCGACAATCCTCAGTGGCACAACGGGTTCGAACACGACCCGGAGGAATCCGTCCGGGTCCGCGTCGAACTGCTGCGCGAGCTTGCGGCAACCGGTGAGTCCCTCGTCGCCACCCATCTGCCGTTCCCGTCGGTCTGCCATGTGGCGGCCGCGGGCGACGCATTCCGCTGCGTTCCCGCGGTCTGGGACTACTGA
- a CDS encoding nuclear transport factor 2 family protein, with translation MTTDENTPTALTWDELPAPVATYLGARPKDDTATALGAFTEDASVTDEGHTYRGRDKILAWMQRVSTKYSYTTEFTEATRRDESHIDVTQRAMINTCG, from the coding sequence ATGACGACCGACGAGAACACCCCGACCGCCCTCACCTGGGACGAACTTCCCGCACCTGTCGCCACCTACCTCGGCGCACGCCCGAAAGATGACACCGCAACGGCACTTGGCGCCTTCACCGAAGACGCCAGCGTCACCGACGAAGGCCACACCTACCGCGGTCGGGACAAGATTCTCGCGTGGATGCAGCGGGTGAGCACCAAGTACAGCTACACCACCGAGTTCACCGAAGCGACTCGCCGCGACGAGTCACACATCGACGTGACCCAGCGAGCAATGATCAATACCTGTGGATGA
- a CDS encoding IS256 family transposase, producing the protein MLTVVHDTEDANDKASGAGRSLLDEIVRDGARQMLAAALQAEVAAYVAQFADQLDENGHRLVVRNGYHQPREVLTAAGAVQVKAPRVNDRRVDPDTGERKRFSSAILPAWARKSPQMSEVLPLLYLHGLSSNDFTPALEQFLGSGAGLSASTITRLTAQWQDEARAFGARDLSATDYVYLWVDGIHLKVRLDQEKLCLLVMLGVRADGRKELVAITDGYRESAESWADLLRDCKRRGMTAPVLAIGDGALGFWKAVREVFPATKEQRCWFHKQANVLAALPKSAHPSALAAIKEIYNAEDIDKAQIAVKAFEADFGAKYPKAVAKITDDLDVLLEFYKYPAEHWIHLRTTNPIESTFATVRLRTKVTKGPGSRAAGLAMAYKLIDAAAARWRAVNAPHLVALVRAGAVFHKGRLLERPTDITPPTSPSDGGQHAGTEVA; encoded by the coding sequence ATGCTCACCGTAGTTCACGACACCGAGGACGCCAACGACAAGGCCAGCGGTGCTGGTCGGTCGTTGTTGGATGAGATCGTCCGCGACGGGGCCCGGCAGATGCTGGCCGCGGCGTTGCAGGCCGAGGTCGCCGCCTACGTGGCGCAGTTCGCCGATCAACTCGACGAGAACGGTCACCGGTTGGTGGTGCGAAACGGCTATCACCAGCCCCGGGAGGTGCTGACCGCCGCCGGCGCGGTGCAGGTGAAAGCGCCGCGGGTCAACGACCGCCGTGTCGACCCCGACACCGGTGAACGCAAGCGGTTCTCCTCGGCGATCCTGCCGGCCTGGGCGCGCAAGTCGCCGCAGATGAGCGAGGTACTGCCGCTGCTGTACCTGCACGGCCTGTCGAGCAACGATTTCACCCCTGCCCTCGAGCAGTTCCTCGGCTCCGGCGCTGGGCTGTCGGCCAGCACGATCACCCGGCTCACGGCGCAGTGGCAAGACGAGGCCCGCGCGTTTGGGGCCCGCGACCTCTCGGCCACTGATTACGTGTATCTGTGGGTCGACGGCATTCACCTCAAGGTGCGGCTGGACCAGGAAAAGCTCTGTCTGCTGGTGATGCTGGGCGTGCGTGCTGATGGCCGCAAGGAGCTCGTGGCGATCACCGACGGCTACCGCGAGTCGGCCGAGTCGTGGGCCGATCTGTTGCGCGACTGCAAGCGCCGCGGCATGACCGCCCCCGTACTCGCGATCGGCGATGGCGCGCTCGGGTTCTGGAAAGCAGTCCGCGAGGTTTTCCCGGCCACCAAAGAGCAGCGGTGCTGGTTTCATAAGCAGGCCAATGTTCTTGCTGCACTGCCGAAATCAGCGCACCCGTCGGCGCTGGCGGCGATCAAGGAGATCTACAACGCCGAGGATATCGACAAGGCCCAGATCGCGGTCAAGGCCTTCGAGGCCGACTTCGGCGCGAAGTATCCCAAGGCGGTCGCTAAGATCACCGACGACCTCGATGTGCTGCTGGAATTCTACAAGTATCCGGCCGAACATTGGATTCATCTGCGAACGACGAATCCGATCGAATCCACCTTTGCCACAGTGCGTTTGAGGACCAAGGTCACCAAGGGGCCCGGATCACGAGCGGCCGGACTAGCGATGGCCTACAAGCTCATCGACGCCGCCGCGGCCCGCTGGCGTGCCGTCAACGCCCCACACCTGGTCGCCCTGGTCCGCGCCGGCGCGGTCTTCCATAAAGGCAGACTGCTCGAACGACCCACCGACATCACCCCGCCAACATCGCCCTCAGACGGCGGTCAGCACGCCGGAACGGAGGTCGCCTGA
- a CDS encoding acyltransferase family protein, translating into MSLSEVFDRRRNALTLWRLFLAIGVVFWHSWPLTGREIQYEPAVRLLSDMFADGFFVISGFLITAAWIRRPYLKEYWASRSLRIFPGLWVCLAVIAFIAAPIAAKATDTAVSLSSEIAYVLNNAVLNIAYFGIDGTPVDVPYPGVWNGSIWTLFFVLLCDLMVSVLGFIGLLKRRWTIPVLFVAAVCWCAYVSYTPPGYSMAQMLARFAVVFLAGAMFYKYQHKIPANWWLVGLSAAIVVASSFTHNYRVIGALPLAYAIIVSGALVKRSRLQNDLSYGVYIYAFPVQQLLATFGLAALNPFLFFGLSTVAVLPVAAGSWFLVEKRASNLKGRIFRKSAKPVAPEARSRAAVETGNLEAPAEQSVAPGEHAT; encoded by the coding sequence ATGAGTCTTTCGGAGGTCTTCGATCGCCGCAGGAACGCATTGACGTTGTGGCGCCTCTTCCTCGCGATAGGCGTGGTCTTCTGGCATTCTTGGCCGCTGACCGGACGAGAGATTCAGTATGAGCCGGCGGTGCGGTTGCTCAGCGACATGTTCGCCGATGGATTTTTCGTCATTTCCGGGTTTCTGATCACTGCGGCCTGGATCCGCCGTCCCTACCTCAAGGAGTACTGGGCATCTCGGAGTCTGCGCATCTTCCCGGGCCTCTGGGTGTGTCTTGCGGTCATCGCCTTCATCGCTGCTCCGATTGCCGCGAAGGCCACAGACACCGCTGTCTCCCTGTCGTCTGAGATCGCATATGTGCTGAACAACGCGGTGTTGAACATTGCGTATTTCGGTATCGACGGGACCCCTGTTGACGTGCCGTATCCCGGTGTCTGGAATGGCTCGATCTGGACACTGTTCTTCGTGCTGCTGTGTGACCTCATGGTCTCCGTCCTCGGCTTCATCGGATTGCTCAAGCGCCGGTGGACAATTCCAGTCTTGTTCGTTGCGGCGGTCTGCTGGTGCGCCTACGTCTCTTACACACCGCCCGGCTACAGCATGGCGCAGATGCTTGCAAGGTTCGCCGTCGTCTTCCTCGCCGGCGCGATGTTTTACAAGTACCAGCACAAGATCCCCGCGAATTGGTGGCTGGTCGGGCTGAGCGCCGCGATTGTCGTGGCATCCTCATTCACCCACAACTATCGCGTCATCGGCGCCCTCCCGTTGGCCTACGCGATCATCGTGTCCGGCGCGCTTGTGAAGCGATCGCGGTTGCAGAACGACCTCTCGTACGGCGTGTACATCTACGCATTCCCGGTCCAGCAGCTGCTGGCCACCTTCGGTCTGGCGGCCCTCAACCCATTCCTGTTCTTCGGCCTCTCTACCGTGGCCGTGCTTCCGGTGGCGGCCGGAAGCTGGTTCCTGGTGGAGAAACGTGCGTCCAACCTGAAGGGTCGGATTTTCCGCAAGTCCGCGAAACCGGTCGCACCCGAGGCTCGTTCCAGAGCGGCCGTTGAGACAGGAAACCTGGAAGCGCCCGCCGAACAGTCCGTCGCCCCCGGCGAGCACGCCACCTGA
- a CDS encoding class I SAM-dependent methyltransferase has product MVEQSLWMQKVAADPGHSQWYIERFRSLARAGEDLFGEARLVDAMAPRNAHILDAGCGPGRLGGYLAGVGHRVVGVDVDPALIAAAEEDYPGPRWLVGDLAELDLPVRGITEPFDIIVSAGNVMTFLAPSTRAQVLSRLRAHLTDNGRAVIGFGAGRDYGFEEFLADAKGAEFTPDQLLSTWDVRPFSEDSDFLVAILRRA; this is encoded by the coding sequence ATGGTCGAGCAGAGTCTCTGGATGCAGAAGGTCGCGGCCGATCCCGGGCATTCGCAGTGGTACATCGAACGCTTCCGCTCCCTGGCGCGCGCTGGTGAAGACCTCTTCGGCGAGGCCCGTCTTGTGGATGCCATGGCACCGCGAAACGCCCACATCCTCGACGCGGGCTGCGGACCCGGTCGGCTGGGCGGATACCTGGCAGGTGTGGGGCATCGTGTGGTGGGTGTCGATGTCGACCCGGCCCTGATCGCCGCTGCCGAGGAGGACTACCCGGGACCGCGCTGGCTGGTCGGTGATCTCGCCGAACTCGATTTGCCGGTACGCGGGATCACCGAACCTTTCGACATCATCGTGTCCGCCGGCAATGTGATGACCTTCCTCGCGCCGAGCACCCGGGCCCAGGTGCTGTCCCGACTTCGCGCCCACTTGACCGACAACGGCCGCGCCGTGATCGGTTTCGGTGCAGGCCGCGACTACGGGTTCGAGGAGTTCCTCGCCGACGCGAAAGGGGCCGAGTTCACCCCGGATCAGCTGCTGTCCACCTGGGATGTGCGCCCGTTCAGCGAGGACTCCGACTTCCTCGTCGCAATTCTGCGTCGCGCGTAG